One part of the Enterococcus sp. DIV1094 genome encodes these proteins:
- a CDS encoding class D sortase yields MLFAPVFFLAVGYSLMYVIGRPVIHFATSSINLFLLSDVPTFETNEQTFEAVKEEDIAKDENNELPSSSITYPRGGERYGEIIVDSLNLNVPLYFGDTDEILRKGAGQYMGSVYIGETGTSLIGGHNVDGFGKLSGIQTNDIVTANTTYANYRYRVKEMVIRHKDDPEINELISQKDKPILLLYTCYPVDSLGMTDERLFVICELVDGPLINPNK; encoded by the coding sequence ATGCTCTTTGCCCCTGTCTTTTTTTTGGCAGTAGGCTATTCTCTTATGTACGTCATAGGGCGACCTGTCATTCATTTTGCCACTTCTTCTATCAATTTATTTTTACTTTCAGATGTACCAACATTTGAAACAAATGAACAGACCTTTGAAGCTGTCAAAGAAGAAGATATCGCAAAAGATGAGAACAATGAATTACCATCTAGTAGTATCACTTACCCTCGAGGTGGCGAACGCTACGGTGAGATCATTGTGGATTCTTTAAATTTGAATGTGCCTTTGTATTTTGGAGATACCGATGAGATATTACGAAAAGGTGCCGGACAATATATGGGTTCTGTCTACATAGGTGAGACTGGAACTTCATTAATCGGTGGGCACAATGTTGATGGGTTCGGTAAACTGAGCGGTATTCAGACGAATGATATCGTAACAGCGAATACGACCTACGCGAATTACCGTTATCGAGTCAAAGAAATGGTGATTCGTCATAAAGATGATCCGGAAATCAATGAATTGATCAGTCAAAAAGATAAACCAATACTGCTTCTATATACATGCTATCCTGTTGATAGTTTAGGCATGACGGATGAACGGCTTTTTGTTATCTGTGAGTTAGTTGACGGTCCGTTGATCAATCCTAATAAATAG